Proteins encoded in a region of the Halorhabdus tiamatea SARL4B genome:
- a CDS encoding IS701-like element ISHti12 family transposase, which translates to MMPITDFLSCTRVFDEFESLSPAQRQHAKTYATGLVAASNKTVAGIAREVLPAGDKRALNKFLTEYNWDEQQFNHERLEELQKHGETRWSKNGYIILDDTITEKAGDEVPGVGHFYDHAEGDTVWGQDIIYAFYADDKTAYPLTFRLYEKQDENDQNHDTKYDLAREIVTELEDEVGVPADTYLFDSWFAHDSTLVEHIESYGNDWIGPLRSNRQVTYAGEEISVDALAERIDTVERNVEDETYHIWTKKLPVSQLGDVKLVIAEKETDEDEENPVKYLATNKIDAPTEHVIRSYGMRWRIETFFEDSKQDLGLGDCEMQTDEGASRHWHLLMAAYSLVRLDPDSRALGTVRSKASSLRANLEHSLKEAVYNLLSWVRDNDDRGVDDLMKEIDHLFVHSTADANVQS; encoded by the coding sequence ATGATGCCGATTACGGACTTCTTGTCGTGCACGCGTGTATTCGACGAGTTCGAGTCGCTGTCACCCGCACAACGTCAGCACGCGAAAACCTACGCCACAGGTCTTGTTGCAGCCAGCAACAAGACCGTGGCAGGCATCGCACGCGAAGTCCTTCCAGCTGGAGACAAACGCGCTCTCAACAAGTTCCTCACCGAGTACAACTGGGACGAACAGCAATTCAACCACGAACGCCTCGAAGAACTCCAAAAACACGGTGAAACACGCTGGTCAAAAAATGGCTACATCATCCTCGACGACACGATCACCGAGAAAGCCGGGGACGAAGTCCCCGGCGTCGGCCACTTCTACGATCACGCTGAAGGTGACACTGTCTGGGGCCAAGACATCATCTACGCCTTCTACGCTGACGACAAAACCGCCTACCCACTCACCTTCCGCCTCTACGAAAAACAGGACGAAAACGACCAAAATCACGACACTAAGTACGATCTCGCCCGTGAGATCGTCACCGAACTCGAAGACGAGGTAGGTGTCCCGGCGGACACCTACCTCTTCGACTCGTGGTTCGCTCACGATTCTACCCTCGTCGAACACATCGAATCCTACGGCAACGACTGGATCGGCCCGCTCCGGAGCAACCGACAGGTAACCTACGCCGGCGAAGAGATCAGCGTCGATGCGCTGGCAGAGCGCATCGACACCGTCGAACGTAACGTTGAGGACGAGACCTACCACATCTGGACGAAGAAGCTTCCCGTCTCCCAACTGGGAGACGTGAAGCTGGTCATCGCCGAGAAAGAAACTGACGAAGACGAAGAGAACCCGGTCAAATACCTCGCCACGAACAAGATCGACGCACCGACCGAGCACGTGATTCGCTCTTACGGAATGCGGTGGCGCATCGAGACGTTCTTCGAGGACTCGAAGCAGGATCTCGGCTTGGGAGACTGCGAGATGCAGACTGACGAAGGTGCCAGTCGGCACTGGCACCTTCTGATGGCTGCCTACAGTCTCGTTCGTCTTGATCCCGATTCGAGAGCCTTGGGGACGGTTCGCTCGAAAGCGTCATCGCTTCGAGCGAACCTCGAACATTCCCTGAAGGAAGCCGTTTACAACCTGCTCTCGTGGGTTCGAGACAACGATGATCGTGGCGTCGATGACCTTATGAAAGAGATCGATCACCTTTTCGTTCACTCAACAGCCGACGCTAACGTTCAAAGCTGA
- a CDS encoding DUF7437 domain-containing protein: MAQSPPRSGQPPIQQLQTVADLLDKPALARLYAYILQHGPVTVSEIVDTIDIPQGTAYDYVQNLETAGLVDKTHNQRPYGYDAESITLTLSTDNETQTITPALIEAVARRDEDEDIDVYIERHGLDGLAVALEYAYEYVDGTVNHRIAARELDLSPLETEIILQALEPVATEYTDAVA, from the coding sequence ATGGCGCAATCACCTCCTCGGTCAGGCCAACCACCAATTCAGCAGTTACAAACGGTTGCCGACCTCCTTGATAAGCCTGCGCTCGCGCGGCTGTACGCCTACATTTTGCAACATGGACCGGTTACCGTATCAGAGATCGTCGATACGATCGATATCCCACAGGGGACCGCATACGACTATGTCCAGAATCTCGAAACAGCAGGCTTAGTAGACAAAACCCATAATCAACGTCCATACGGATACGACGCTGAGTCGATTACACTCACGCTTTCGACCGACAACGAGACCCAAACGATCACGCCGGCGCTTATCGAAGCTGTCGCCCGCCGCGACGAGGATGAGGACATCGATGTCTATATCGAGCGCCATGGCCTCGACGGTCTTGCTGTCGCACTTGAGTACGCCTACGAGTACGTCGACGGGACGGTCAACCATCGGATTGCAGCACGGGAACTTGATCTTTCACCGCTTGAAACCGAGATCATTCTCCAGGCGCTGGAACCGGTTGCCACCGAATACACCGACGCGGTTGCATGA